A stretch of the Lolium perenne isolate Kyuss_39 chromosome 3, Kyuss_2.0, whole genome shotgun sequence genome encodes the following:
- the LOC127341213 gene encoding LOB domain-containing protein 10, with amino-acid sequence MASPSSTGNSAVSVVVAAPTTPGAGAPCAACKFLRRKCLPGCVFAPYFPPEEPQKFANVHKVFGASNVTKLLNELPPHQREDAVSSLAYEAEARVKDPVYGCVGAISVLQRQVHRLQKELDAAHTELLRYACGELGAIPTALPVVTAGAPTSARLAAAAMPCPSQLAASMYGGGGLRRLGLVDAMVSQPPPAAGCYYNMRNSNNVGGSIGADVAPVQIPYASMANWAVNAISATTTTSGSESIGMDHHKEGGDSSM; translated from the coding sequence ATGGCATCCCCGTCCAGCACCGGCAACTCCGCAGTCTCTGTGGTTGTCGCGGCGCCGACCACACCTGGGGCGGGGGCGCCGTGCGCGGCGTGCAAGTTCCTGCGGCGCAAGTGCCTCCCCGGCTGCGTGTTCGCGCCCTACTTCCCGCCCGAGGAACCGCAGAAGTTTGCCAACGTCCACAAGGTGTTCGGGGCCAGCAACGTGACCAAGCTACTCAACGAGCTGCCGCCGCACCAGAGGGAGGACGCCGTGAGCTCGCTCGCCTACGAGGCGGAGGCCCGCGTCAAGGACCCCGTCTACGGCTGCGTCGGCGCCATCTCCGTGCTCCAGCGCCAGGTCCACCGCCTCCAGAAGGAGCTCGACGCCGCGCACACCGAGCTCCTCCGCTACGCCTGCGGCGAGCTCGGCGCCATCCCCACCGCGCTGCCCGTTGTCACCGCCGGCGCCCCCACCAGCGCCAGGCTCGCAGCCGCTGCAATGCCATGCCCCAGCCAGCTCGCCGCGAGCATGTACGGCGGTGGCGGCCTCCGGAGGCTCGGGCTGGTCGACGCGATGGTGTCGCAGCCACCTCCTGCCGCCGGTTGCTACTACAATATGCGGAACAGCAACAACGTCGGTGGCAGCATCGGCGCTGACGTCGCGCCCGTGCAGATCCCATACGCCTCCATGGCTAATTGGGCGGTGAACGCCAttagcgccaccaccaccacctcaggaTCAGAGAGCATCGGGATGGATCATCACAAGGAGGGAGGAGACAGCAGCATGTGA